The DNA sequence ACTtacttttttatgcaattaaaacttgtttccgagccaggaattcaaaaataagcacctgctttgaggacactgagagcaacatccaaggggttggagagcaacatgttgttcacgagctactggttggggatcactgcattacagAGAGGTCTAGCTGCCGTGCCTGCCTGCCGAAACTGTCTGTGAACACAAGAGAAAGTGTCTGAGCTAAGAGATGCGGAACTCAGACAGATAATGGTTGTGGGGCTGGGCCCGTAGCTAGGTATGGGAGGGGGCGGATTGGTGGGGAATGGAAGAAAGCCGGTAGACACCCTTAATAAAAATTTACCTCTCGTGGTCCTACCTGTTCAGCCAGTATTTTTTTGCCCTGATGAGAATAGCTTCCCTGTGTTGTCAGGCTGGTGCAGACCTCCATGGAGCGGGAACAACAGCCTAGGGAAGAGTGGAGCatgcctgcagacctccgtagagcagTAAGGCAGACGGGCAAGTCTTTTAGGTGCTGTACCTAGCTGGCTGATGGGAACTGGAGTCCTAGAGCTCTCTGCCCCCATTGTGTCATGACCTTAACCGAAGTCCTTAAATAATTTGCTTCAGCCACTAAAGTGTCGtgtctccttctgaggacactaacaGAAACTGAATAtagaggaggaggcaggggatgaagcccagagcaggaggaatCAATTTTAACATGTTAATGTCCGCTCTTCAAGCTGCAgtatcttcatccccatggtgcctgtgtcccccaatataggtgagagaaattttatttttattttgtacattgttaTGAGAGCaatcttaaagaggtggttcacctttaagttaacttttagtatgctagtatgttatagaatggccagttctaaacaacttttcaattggccttcattatttatgctttatagtttttgtaatgatttgcctttttatttacagctttcaaatgggggacactgaccccatttaaaaaacaaatgctctgtaaggctacaaatgtattgtcattgctactttttattactcaatcttctattcaggcctctattcatattcaagtctcaaatcagtgcatggttactagggtcatttggaccctagcaaccagattgctgaaaactggagggctgctgaattaaaaacaaaataactcaaaaactacaaataataaaaaattgtctcagaatatcactctctacatcatactaaaagttaactcaaaagtgcaCAACACCTTTAATTGCAAATGGAATAGCAGCAGCAAAGTTGCATCTATCTTAGAAGAGTTGCCATCTATCTTAGAAAAGTTTCTATCTATCTTAGAATCTCCTTAGATGTACTAATCACTCTGGAAGTTAATGGCATATACTCTAAAGCCCTACTCAGCTGAGCACTCACCTTTCTGGCATTGGATGAGATTGTGCTAGCCATCAAGCCTTCCAAATAACTGCTCAGACTGACACCTTTTACAGTGATTATGGCTTCTTGGGTAAGAACTGTTCTGAAATCAGAAACAACAAACATATGTATATAAACTAGGCTACACACTACGTATTCTGCAACTGAATTGATTTAATGCAGTGGGACCTTATTGTAATCTTAATTACAGGTAAAGGGGCCTTAGATTATTCTCAGAATTCCAGAATTTGCATGACCTCTCAGAGTTGCGATGACATCATTTGTGGTAAGTGATGTTAAAACACATTAGAGTGTGATTCTTTTGCTGtatgtgtattttgtgtattGATGCAGCCCAATTTgaaaaccctggaattactgccaaaTCCAGGGTGACGGAACCTCAAGGGTGTATTCTATTCATTACAGAGTATAGGTCAGGTGAATTGGTGCTTAATGCAGAAGCGCAAGGAGAATGTTTAGTCCTTTAATATCTGATGTCAATATGAGCAACCTTCACTCCGTTTCAGCGTGACCGCCCTTTTGGCTGCTTTCATAAATTACCCTTGTGGTCTGTTTCAGGATAATTCTACATTATAATATCATTCCATTAAAGGATGATAATAAGGCCCCATATACTCATTTTGTAAGCTAGAATATAGATGAGTCATGTTAGAGTTCCTCCAGTCGATTATACTGCAGGTCGTGTTATTTCTCAGAAATGCCTGATAGTTTCTTCCATCTCAGACATTAGTTGTTAGTAAGCAGCCCAAACTATTCCCAGTTCTGCTGTTTCATTGCAGGCTATGGAAAGCATCTGGCTTCACAACTTATTTCAAGTGATAAAGAATTCAATACTATATTTCACCTAGAATAAGTCTGAAGCCTCTGTCAAACATATGTTTTGGGGACAACTGTAGGTAATACTTCCTGTTCTGGGAAACGTttggaaaaataatatatttttaaaatgtttctatattCAGACATctgaataattcatttaaatgaGTGTAATGTTGTCTACCAAGTAGCAGGCAGGAGGGGTACAGTGTTTGCAGCCTTAGCATGCTGACTGTAATTCACAGGGTGCTGAGTAGCACCAATCAAAAAGCTACAAGGGGCACAGGTCTTAAATCAAACTTACTAAAGATAAACACTAATATCAGAAAGGTAAGAGCAGATGTATTAGCACAATCTATAACTAGTAATGATTTccagtaaaggcaaaataaagtctatggggtaCTGTTTGCGGTACTTACTGTTCTGGATTTTCTGGATGAGGAGTGTAAACCAAACGTTCATCAACGGAAACCAGGTTTGTAAGTGAAATCTACACATAAAAGACACAAATGTGTTTCCTTTTGTGAAACAGAAATTCATTTTATCATAAAATGGATAAATCAGGGGTCTGATCTGAATGACAAACACTTTAGAGCTGCATAATGTGTGGGCACTATAAAACTAAAGGATAATTAAATATAAGGTGCATATAGTCAAGCAAGTGATCCCACTATTACCCCTAAAAGGGTCAAATGTTCCCATAAGCATGATTTTGCCAGGCTTGGTAGCTAAATAATgcttatacatgtatgggacctattatccagaatgttcaggacctggggttacaTATAaattaatctaaacattaaataaacccaacagaataatttaaaagaaattcaattttaaaaatctgaattatttgatttaaatggagtcaatTGGAGACTGTTTTCCTGTAATTcatgagttttctggataaaggctaATCAGGTAATGGATCCCACTGTATCTGTTTTATTGCAAATGTTTGAAACAAGGAAATCTTTCTGTCTGCCACCAGCAATTTGAGATCTTTACACAATCTACTTATAATACAGCTAGCCAAGACATAGAGAAATAAGGTAAGACAATCTGGTCAAACCAAAACCAAACCAGAAAGGCAGATGTTGATGAGTGGGGACAAGTCAGCTCAACATATTACTATAAGACAAGCTAGTAACTGCATCTGGCTGAACACGGAACATTACATATTAACaggttttattgttattattcctGGGTTCATTCCAGGGGAACTGGTTGTATTTAGAGGTGCTGGTCCAAAAGTATATACTTCCCTTTATGCTCCTGCATTTTAACAGAAACATCACCTATACTCACATTTGTTGAACACAACACCATTTTCTTCTCTACTGGATCAACCACAGAATGTTCCTTAATGTACGTCAGAGTTCTGCTGGTTCCAAGGATCTTCAAGCAACTCACAGAAATATCATGTTGCACATGcaaaaagttttcatttaaaacaacacaaaacaaaattaaatgaaatattaaatttctattttttatatatttactatagTGGGTACAACATCAGTATAGAAGGAAAGTATAGAAGGTAAGGCATGTTATTTTTCACAGGAGGCCAAATACAATGCAGATGTTCTACTGAAAAAAGATGGCGCCACATTGTACAACAATTGCAACCTTACTTACCGCTCTTACTAGGCTGGGCAGGCCCCATTCTGTGCATAGCAAGCGCTGACTGTGTAATCTGCCTTGGGAGTCCAGATTCCGGTCAACAACATCTACCCCCACTACACAGGGATTCATAGGATTGGGGTATTTCCTCATGGCAGCCTTAATTACTGTATCCCAGGGATGGctacaataaacaaaaatattgtgcCATGTTTATTTATGGTCTTCaggttttattttacattgttctgGTTTATGGCGATTAATCAATGATTATAATGGACATGGACCATGCCTGAAACTTTAAAATGAGTTTAGAAAGAAAATAAGAGTGTGTGGCACAGACAAACCCAGCTTCCATTGTAGATTAGCATGGTGTTGACATCTTGGACTTTTTTCTACATGTTGCCCAAAAAGGCCACATGACAGCAGGTCCTGTTTTGCTAAGGCATGTCCAGCTTGGAGTCTCCACTAACTTTTTTAGCTTTAACCCTATGCATCCCCACTTTTGCTTGTTTTGTATGATCAAGGGTCGGGAGGCAACAAACAAATCAATGCACTATGCAAAATCAGGAAAGAATACCCAGGATAAAGTGTCAGTAAAAGTTAATACAGGCAAAAATTTAACAGTTAGACTTTATACATCCGGATAAATCAGGTTTCAGACCAGTGAGATCAACCAGTATAATTGTGAGAAGACTTTTAACTAATTTTCAGGCTTTAGAGTTGTGGTCTCTTTGGACTCAGCAAAGTCCTTAAAGTCCTGGAAAGTTTTAACCTgctttggatttggccaaacaaTTCTGAATTGGGTCAGACTCTCATGCAAGTACCCTACAGCTTGAGTTTAAGTGAATAGGATTATTTCCCCATCATTCGAGAGAGAGAAGGATGCTGCAGGGCTGCCCATTGTCCCCAATCTTATTTGCCCTTATTTGCAGCTGTTCTGATCAGGAATGCATAGCATATAAAAGGTCTAACACATGGTACAATACAAGAGAAGATCTCGTTTTCTGCAGATAATTTAGTGCGGAACCTACTTAATATAGAGCACTTAACCCACTGCCTTACTTCCCTTACTGCACGACTGGAAGTGGGTCAAACTGCCACTGCCAAACTGTCTATACATATATTTCACAATGCCccaattatatacataaaatctCTTTTTAGAAACGTATCCAAATCCTGTTACCTTTCATATGGAACAATAGATCCCCTAAGGTCAAAGAGAGTGCCCCACTTAAAGGGTGAGGACTAGTTCTTTCCCATTTTTATCCACATTGGTGTTTTATCCCTGACCCTTGTAatccaaaaacacagctccaagAGATGGCACTTGCTTCTCTACCCTGCACAAAAAATGGACTATGCACTAAGACAACCAACAACACCACTTACTGTACGACTCAACTTCTGCTCTGGGGCGAGACCTATTAGCCAGACTTTAGATGTCTTCCAAACTTTTGGCCTTGCTATAACGTTACATATTTGGGGGATCTCAGGAAACTTTAATTCTTGCCTACATATGCAGATATTCAGGAGAAAGCCCAGATGTCCCCCCTGTCATTCTATATATTGCTACAACTGAGATATCGTTTTCATAGTCAATTCACCACTTAAAATGGAGGAGATCCTCAACTCCCCCACTTTAACTAAACCTACCTCACATCTATATCAGAACCTTCTTCTAACAGGCCCTGGACTGCAAAAATTCCAAAACTGACACAGTATCACAAAGAAAGACTAGTACAATATAAACATTTCCTCACCTTTATGTTATGCTGCACAGGCTACACCAGATCAAGCCC is a window from the Xenopus laevis strain J_2021 chromosome 6L, Xenopus_laevis_v10.1, whole genome shotgun sequence genome containing:
- the prelid3a.L gene encoding PRELI domain containing protein 3A isoform X1; translated protein: MRKYPNPMNPCVVGVDVVDRNLDSQGRLHSQRLLCTEWGLPSLVRAILGTSRTLTYIKEHSVVDPVEKKMVLCSTNISLTNLVSVDERLVYTPHPENPEQTVLTQEAIITVKGVSLSSYLEGLMASTISSNARKGWDAIEWIIQNSESTVS
- the prelid3a.L gene encoding PRELI domain containing protein 3A, with translation MRIWSSEHVFSHPWDTVIKAAMRKYPNPMNPCVVGVDVVDRNLDSQGRLHSQRLLCTEWGLPSLVRAILGTSRTLTYIKEHSVVDPVEKKMVLCSTNISLTNLVSVDERLVYTPHPENPEQTVLTQEAIITVKGVSLSSYLEGLMASTISSNARKGWDAIEWIIQNSESTVS